A single Deinococcus sp. Leaf326 DNA region contains:
- a CDS encoding response regulator — protein sequence MPRILVVDDDSAIVKLISVILSRAGHEVRTSSHPVEALDLLKVFTPDLIISDVVMPYMTGLEFLEKVRDHEQFSAMPFVLLSSHAERSDVRRGMNLGADDYLPKPFTPQDLTTAVEARLRRVGLNQQSGSVTQAKALGTAQVMWQGAQVAWVSRKALELFFYLLEHKEVTSWEAAEALWPEKDESRASSLFHTTLHRLRKSLSNEAVVSNNRKYALAPDLKPEYDVQRYELLSGQAEQGSLGYEELRELVGQYGTFLPGADSPWVDDVRARLEQKQLSLLGLAAQAAGTAGKPKEAAQFHQRALGIDPMSEQDWRGLSKALETLGDPRARLAAQREAWWAVDLD from the coding sequence ATGCCGCGCATCCTGGTCGTTGACGACGACTCTGCCATCGTCAAGCTCATCAGCGTGATCCTGTCGCGCGCCGGCCACGAGGTGCGCACGAGCAGCCACCCCGTCGAAGCGCTCGACCTCCTGAAGGTCTTCACGCCCGACCTGATCATCAGCGACGTCGTGATGCCCTACATGACCGGTCTGGAGTTTCTGGAGAAAGTCCGCGACCACGAGCAGTTCTCGGCAATGCCCTTTGTGCTGCTGAGCAGCCACGCCGAACGCAGCGACGTGCGCCGGGGCATGAACCTGGGTGCCGACGACTACCTGCCCAAGCCCTTTACTCCCCAGGACCTCACCACCGCCGTCGAGGCCCGGCTGCGCCGCGTGGGCCTGAACCAGCAGAGCGGGAGCGTGACGCAGGCCAAGGCGCTGGGCACTGCCCAGGTCATGTGGCAGGGCGCGCAGGTCGCCTGGGTGAGCCGCAAGGCGCTGGAGCTGTTCTTCTACCTCCTCGAACACAAGGAAGTGACTTCTTGGGAGGCGGCCGAGGCTCTGTGGCCCGAGAAGGACGAGTCGCGCGCCAGCAGCCTGTTCCACACCACGCTGCACCGCCTGCGCAAGAGCCTGAGCAACGAGGCAGTGGTCAGCAACAACCGCAAGTACGCCCTGGCGCCCGACCTCAAGCCCGAGTACGACGTGCAGCGCTACGAGCTGCTCTCCGGGCAGGCCGAGCAGGGCAGCCTGGGCTACGAGGAACTGCGCGAGCTTGTGGGCCAGTACGGCACCTTCCTGCCCGGCGCCGACAGCCCCTGGGTGGATGACGTGCGCGCCCGCCTGGAGCAAAAGCAACTGAGCCTGCTGGGTCTCGCCGCACAGGCGGCGGGCACGGCCGGCAAACCTAAGGAAGCGGCGCAGTTCCACCAGCGCGCCCTGGGCATCGACCCCATGAGCGAACAGGACTGGCGCGGCTTGTCGAAGGCCCTGGAGACCCTGGGCGACCCCCGCGCCCGTCTGGCCGCCCAGCGCGAGGCGTGGTGGGCCGTGGACCTGGACTGA
- a CDS encoding GNAT family N-acetyltransferase: MPLIIREAQPSDWEAFLSLYGGDPPTSPEAALGRFRRKLASELECVLVAEEHRPGAEPRLVGLALAHQWDEYLMSGQRQLRFSALRVHPDHQRQGVGRALFGGIVAWAKSRNATWLEWYASPSAVPFYTRLGFTGTLCPDPEYPYYEIRFGAKDD; encoded by the coding sequence GTGCCCTTGATCATCCGTGAGGCCCAGCCCAGCGACTGGGAAGCGTTCCTCTCCCTGTACGGCGGTGACCCACCGACAAGTCCCGAGGCGGCCTTGGGCCGGTTTCGGCGCAAGCTCGCCTCCGAACTGGAATGCGTGCTTGTCGCCGAGGAACATCGGCCAGGCGCCGAACCCCGCCTTGTCGGCCTCGCCCTCGCGCACCAGTGGGACGAGTACCTGATGTCGGGCCAGCGGCAACTGCGATTCTCGGCGCTGCGGGTCCACCCCGACCACCAGCGCCAGGGGGTCGGGCGCGCCCTGTTCGGCGGGATCGTGGCCTGGGCGAAGTCGAGAAACGCGACCTGGCTGGAATGGTACGCCAGCCCCAGCGCGGTGCCGTTCTATACCCGTCTGGGCTTTACGGGAACCCTATGTCCCGACCCCGAATATCCCTACTACGAGATCCGGTTTGGGGCGAAGGACGACTAG
- the moaC gene encoding cyclic pyranopterin monophosphate synthase MoaC produces MSAPDTASDAVPRLTHFQDGQPRMVDVTGKAVTTRTATAEAWVRLPPEARAALEAGTNPKGDPLTVARLAGLAGSKRTADLILLCHPISVTGADVQVTLEAAGVRVLATVKTTAPTGVEMEALTAAGVAALNVYDMLKAASKAIEITGLRLLSKTGGKSGDYRAEDHPAS; encoded by the coding sequence TTGAGTGCCCCCGACACCGCGTCCGACGCCGTCCCCCGCCTGACCCATTTTCAGGACGGCCAGCCGCGCATGGTGGACGTGACCGGCAAGGCAGTGACCACCCGTACCGCGACCGCCGAAGCCTGGGTCAGGTTGCCCCCTGAGGCCCGCGCCGCGCTGGAGGCCGGCACCAACCCCAAGGGCGACCCGCTGACAGTGGCACGTCTCGCCGGGCTCGCAGGCAGCAAGCGCACCGCCGACCTGATCCTGCTGTGTCATCCCATCTCAGTCACGGGCGCCGACGTGCAGGTCACCCTGGAGGCGGCGGGCGTGCGTGTCCTGGCGACTGTGAAGACCACGGCCCCGACCGGCGTCGAGATGGAAGCCCTGACGGCGGCGGGCGTGGCGGCCCTGAACGTGTACGACATGCTCAAGGCGGCCAGCAAAGCCATCGAGATTACGGGACTGCGCCTGCTGTCGAAGACCGGCGGCAAGAGTGGCGACTACCGCGCCGAGGACCACCCGGCGTCTTGA
- a CDS encoding polymer-forming cytoskeletal protein → MGQGEHNSAQRWEGLGDDALRLALHREPDHDLSPAEEALLGAASAEVQAAREALRQVTLSLGRLPRPPLPHSVAAAVLCDLTAARLLAPPPQPRSVADEVVGDLQLGRILAPPQPQRSVAPAVIADIAAARWLAPPPVPRPVADMVLTEMRLARQLTPPPQAHSVAAATLAEIVGTSVLTGLPRPPLPAPVASRVVARIVSAQAAQEAAPSALERTTAALGVQTSPQNSAPLLLVGALLVGVVLMTLSTAWPNLAVGAVVLRTLLEQVSPLAGVGLALVLLTSVLVAWKPVPVVRRAGAGAFALSAVLALPALYHVAGGDGGLSIGRSVTVSGPVSGNIIAIGGDVHLGEQAQVGGEVITLLGDVYQAPGAQVDGRVNALLGHAPGDRSALQTAPPTGLGLATAAAFRPVLGWLGAAAWPQVFVVLTGGALLLLFVAGLAPGLARRQRHAPMRTLALGVLMLALLIGPATVLGLAGLLAPALLALALTALLVATGLSVSLYDLGRALAHRVHLPVPDAVGALLGLSAFAASLSLPPLAFTLALVGGAWGAGTLLLTRLPR, encoded by the coding sequence ATGGGTCAGGGAGAGCACAACTCGGCACAGCGGTGGGAGGGCCTGGGCGATGACGCCCTACGCCTAGCCCTGCACCGCGAACCCGACCATGACCTGAGCCCGGCCGAAGAGGCGCTGCTCGGCGCGGCCTCGGCTGAGGTGCAGGCAGCCCGTGAAGCGCTGCGGCAGGTAACCCTCAGCCTGGGCAGGTTGCCACGTCCCCCCCTCCCGCACAGCGTGGCGGCCGCCGTGTTGTGCGACCTTACGGCAGCGCGCCTGCTGGCCCCGCCTCCTCAACCCCGTTCTGTTGCAGACGAGGTCGTAGGCGACCTGCAACTGGGCCGGATCCTGGCCCCTCCCCAGCCACAGCGCAGCGTGGCGCCGGCTGTGATAGCCGATATCGCGGCGGCCCGCTGGCTGGCTCCCCCACCCGTCCCGCGCCCTGTCGCGGACATGGTGCTGACCGAGATGCGCCTCGCTCGGCAGCTCACCCCACCACCCCAGGCGCACTCGGTCGCGGCAGCCACCCTGGCCGAGATCGTGGGCACTTCGGTCCTGACCGGCCTCCCCCGGCCCCCCCTGCCTGCCCCGGTAGCTTCAAGAGTCGTGGCCCGTATCGTCTCGGCCCAGGCGGCCCAGGAAGCTGCCCCCTCCGCCCTGGAGAGGACTACAGCGGCGCTCGGCGTGCAGACCTCGCCACAGAATTCCGCGCCACTCCTTCTGGTCGGAGCGCTGTTGGTAGGCGTGGTCCTGATGACGCTGAGTACCGCGTGGCCCAACCTCGCTGTCGGGGCAGTGGTGCTGCGAACCCTGCTCGAACAGGTGTCGCCGCTGGCCGGGGTAGGGCTGGCCCTGGTGCTGCTCACCAGCGTTCTGGTGGCTTGGAAGCCGGTGCCAGTAGTGCGGCGGGCCGGGGCGGGGGCCTTCGCCCTCTCAGCGGTACTGGCCCTGCCCGCGCTGTATCACGTGGCGGGGGGCGACGGCGGCCTGAGCATCGGCCGCAGCGTGACAGTCAGTGGGCCGGTGAGCGGCAACATCATCGCCATCGGCGGCGACGTACACCTGGGCGAGCAGGCCCAGGTCGGCGGCGAGGTCATCACCCTGCTCGGCGACGTGTATCAGGCGCCGGGCGCGCAGGTAGACGGCCGGGTCAACGCGCTGCTGGGTCATGCGCCCGGTGACCGCAGCGCCCTCCAGACCGCGCCGCCCACCGGTCTGGGGCTGGCGACGGCCGCGGCCTTCCGGCCCGTGCTGGGCTGGCTGGGAGCCGCCGCGTGGCCGCAAGTGTTCGTCGTCCTGACCGGGGGGGCACTGCTGCTGCTGTTCGTGGCCGGTCTAGCCCCGGGACTGGCGCGGCGCCAGCGGCACGCCCCGATGCGGACCCTGGCCCTGGGCGTACTGATGCTGGCCCTGTTGATCGGTCCGGCGACGGTCCTGGGCTTGGCGGGTCTGCTGGCCCCGGCACTGCTGGCTCTGGCGCTCACGGCCCTGCTCGTCGCTACGGGCCTCAGCGTCAGCCTGTACGACCTGGGCCGGGCGCTCGCCCACCGCGTTCACCTGCCGGTCCCCGACGCGGTCGGGGCGCTGCTGGGCCTGAGTGCTTTCGCAGCCAGCCTCAGCCTGCCCCCCCTGGCATTTACCCTGGCTCTGGTCGGCGGAGCCTGGGGCGCGGGTACCCTGCTGCTCACCCGTCTGCCCCGCTAG
- a CDS encoding serine hydrolase, whose protein sequence is MTLLQTVRHLAPYLESWLEFGRDHAGVPGVQVAVRVGTELAASFALGQANIRTGEPLTTRHLFRIASHSKSFTATAIFQLLEAGKLRLDDPAGHWIPGLAGSPAAAYTVRELLGHQSGINRDGADSDYWQQLAAFPDRETLLDFCRAEAVYSANEHFKYSNMGYGLLGLIVEAASGRSYADYVAAHLTGPLGLENLGPELPAARESELATGHSARLAARDERRPLPSSDTRALAAATGFYGTAEDLTHFWAAHAYGEGTLLSDASKRLMGREETRLTKPFPRGYGLGLILTEVGGRTLVGHSGGFPGHITQSWLDPRTGLAVSVLSNALGAPSTDWATNLVRLIDLAERAPRRAQTDAPGVALERFTGRYAGLWGLTDLVDLGGQLVSLYPAGDPDASVSELTVVDDLTLRPQPEAGFGAVGEPFHFQRGEDGRVQSYRQGGGRAWPLADYRALHGLD, encoded by the coding sequence ATGACCCTGCTCCAGACCGTGCGGCACCTCGCGCCCTACCTCGAGTCCTGGCTGGAGTTCGGGCGCGACCATGCCGGGGTGCCCGGTGTGCAGGTCGCCGTGCGGGTGGGCACCGAGCTGGCGGCCTCCTTCGCGCTCGGGCAGGCGAACATCCGCACCGGCGAGCCTCTCACCACCCGGCACCTCTTCCGCATCGCCTCGCATTCCAAGTCCTTCACGGCGACGGCCATCTTCCAGCTGCTGGAGGCGGGGAAACTGCGGCTGGACGACCCGGCCGGCCACTGGATTCCCGGTCTGGCAGGCAGTCCCGCGGCGGCCTACACCGTGCGCGAACTGCTGGGGCACCAGTCGGGCATCAACCGCGACGGAGCCGACAGCGACTACTGGCAGCAGCTCGCCGCCTTTCCGGACCGGGAGACGCTGCTGGACTTCTGCCGCGCCGAGGCGGTTTACAGCGCCAACGAGCACTTCAAATATTCGAACATGGGCTACGGCCTGCTGGGCCTGATCGTCGAGGCGGCGAGCGGCCGGAGCTACGCCGACTACGTGGCCGCGCACCTTACCGGGCCGCTGGGCCTGGAGAACCTGGGGCCGGAGCTGCCTGCCGCGCGCGAAAGCGAACTGGCGACCGGCCACAGTGCCCGCCTCGCGGCCCGTGACGAGCGGCGGCCGCTGCCTTCCTCGGACACGCGGGCGCTGGCCGCCGCGACCGGTTTCTACGGCACCGCCGAGGACCTCACCCACTTCTGGGCGGCGCACGCCTACGGCGAGGGCACCCTGCTCTCGGACGCCTCCAAACGCCTGATGGGCCGCGAGGAGACGCGACTGACCAAGCCCTTCCCGCGCGGCTACGGCCTGGGCCTGATCCTGACCGAGGTCGGCGGACGCACCCTGGTGGGGCACTCGGGCGGCTTTCCCGGCCATATCACGCAGTCGTGGCTTGACCCGCGCACGGGCCTAGCAGTGTCGGTCCTCAGCAACGCGCTGGGGGCTCCCTCGACCGATTGGGCGACCAATCTTGTGCGTCTCATTGATCTCGCGGAGCGCGCGCCACGCCGGGCGCAGACCGACGCACCCGGTGTGGCCCTGGAACGCTTTACCGGGCGCTATGCGGGTCTGTGGGGCCTGACCGACCTTGTGGACCTGGGTGGGCAGCTGGTATCGCTGTATCCCGCCGGCGACCCGGACGCCAGCGTGTCCGAACTTACGGTGGTCGACGACCTGACCCTGCGGCCACAGCCAGAGGCCGGTTTCGGCGCAGTGGGCGAGCCCTTCCATTTTCAGCGGGGCGAGGACGGCAGAGTGCAGTCGTACCGCCAGGGCGGGGGCCGCGCGTGGCCGCTGGCCGATTACCGCGCTCTGCATGGCCTGGACTGA
- a CDS encoding peroxiredoxin: MTDLHRLPADLPVPADDGACDHLPGLRLPALAQPGTDGQPHDLSSLPGRTVLYVYPRTGEPGQPLPTDWDVIPGARGCTPQSCAFRDHQAELRVAGAEVYGLSTQGTAYQREAAERLHLPFVLLSDEAMTFSGALRLPTFGVDGMTLLRRVTLVVRAGVVEHVFYPVFPPEQNAADVLEWLRAHPAG; encoded by the coding sequence ATGACCGACCTGCACCGTCTCCCGGCTGACCTTCCCGTGCCCGCCGACGACGGCGCCTGCGACCACCTGCCGGGCCTACGGCTGCCTGCCTTGGCGCAGCCGGGCACCGACGGGCAGCCGCACGACCTCTCCAGCCTGCCGGGGCGCACCGTGCTGTACGTCTATCCCCGCACCGGCGAGCCGGGGCAGCCGCTGCCCACAGACTGGGACGTGATTCCCGGCGCGCGGGGCTGTACGCCCCAGAGCTGCGCCTTCCGCGACCACCAAGCGGAGTTGAGGGTGGCAGGCGCCGAGGTCTACGGGCTGAGCACTCAGGGCACGGCCTACCAGCGGGAGGCAGCGGAGCGGCTCCATCTGCCCTTCGTGCTGCTCTCAGACGAAGCCATGACCTTCTCTGGCGCGCTGCGGCTGCCGACCTTTGGGGTAGACGGGATGACGCTGCTGCGCCGGGTCACGCTGGTCGTCCGCGCGGGGGTGGTCGAGCACGTCTTCTATCCGGTCTTTCCGCCGGAGCAGAACGCCGCCGACGTGCTGGAGTGGCTGCGGGCCCACCCCGCCGGATAG
- a CDS encoding helix-turn-helix domain-containing protein, whose amino-acid sequence MKLHERLRELRSERGLRLKDVAEVADISVPYLSDLERGRTNPSLETLQTLAGAYSITVHDLLEGVEFYGASTEGALPKGLADLIADPTLGPQITPDWVRTLSRIELRGKRPRDKQDWFEIYLHLKRILN is encoded by the coding sequence ATGAAACTGCACGAACGACTCCGTGAACTGCGCAGCGAACGCGGGCTGCGGCTCAAGGACGTGGCGGAGGTGGCCGATATCAGCGTGCCTTACCTCAGCGACCTCGAGCGCGGGCGGACCAACCCCAGCCTCGAGACGCTCCAGACGCTCGCCGGGGCCTACAGCATCACGGTTCACGACCTGCTCGAAGGGGTCGAGTTCTACGGGGCCTCGACCGAAGGCGCGTTGCCTAAGGGCCTCGCCGACCTGATTGCCGACCCCACCCTGGGGCCGCAGATCACGCCGGACTGGGTCCGGACCCTGTCGCGCATCGAACTGCGGGGCAAGCGCCCACGCGACAAGCAGGACTGGTTCGAGATCTATCTGCATCTCAAGCGCATCCTCAACTGA
- the der gene encoding ribosome biogenesis GTPase Der produces the protein MQKVAIVGRPNVGKSSLFNRLIGRREAVVADFPGVTRDAKEGLMLYHNHRISLVDTGGLWSGDEWEQAIREKAEWAMEGSQAVIFVLDPREGLSAADYEVAEWLRRLGKPVIVVANKIDSQKHEVYLSELWGLGFGEPVAISAEHARGLDTLMDRVMTHLPTDDEDVPEIAPIRISLIGRPNVGKSSLLNAITQSERSIVADQPGTTRDSLDVEWDYGGQRFVLVDTAGIRKKPDTAIEDYAIQRSQAAIARSDLIWLVVNAGDLGDHELKLANLAYESGKPVIVVVNKWDLVPDTELKRAEKDLNQKLHHIMYAPKVYTSAINEYGIHDMLAEAMKLHEKWQSRIPTSELNRWLEVWQMRQAVPNFHGKKLKMYFMTQVETAPPTFAIFCNRAEFVTRAYEGFLQNRIREDLALAGIPVRLKWNEKGPYKRDKKGKDED, from the coding sequence ATGCAGAAAGTCGCTATCGTAGGCCGGCCCAACGTCGGCAAGTCCAGCCTCTTCAACCGTCTCATCGGCCGGCGCGAGGCCGTCGTGGCCGACTTCCCCGGCGTCACGCGAGACGCCAAGGAAGGGCTGATGCTCTACCACAACCACCGCATCTCGCTCGTGGATACGGGCGGTCTATGGAGCGGAGACGAGTGGGAACAGGCCATCCGCGAAAAGGCCGAGTGGGCTATGGAAGGCTCGCAGGCCGTGATCTTCGTGCTCGACCCGCGCGAGGGTCTCTCGGCGGCCGACTACGAGGTGGCCGAGTGGCTGCGCCGCCTGGGCAAGCCGGTGATCGTGGTCGCCAACAAGATCGACAGCCAGAAGCACGAGGTCTACCTCTCCGAGCTGTGGGGCCTGGGCTTCGGTGAACCGGTCGCCATCAGCGCCGAGCACGCGCGCGGCCTGGACACCCTGATGGACCGCGTGATGACCCACCTGCCCACCGATGACGAGGACGTGCCGGAAATCGCGCCCATCCGCATCTCGCTCATCGGGCGGCCCAACGTGGGCAAGTCCAGCCTGCTCAACGCCATCACGCAGTCCGAGCGCTCCATCGTGGCTGACCAGCCCGGCACCACCCGCGACTCGCTGGACGTGGAGTGGGACTACGGCGGCCAGCGCTTCGTACTCGTGGACACGGCAGGCATCCGCAAGAAGCCCGACACCGCCATTGAGGACTACGCCATCCAGCGCTCGCAGGCAGCCATCGCCCGCAGCGACCTGATCTGGCTCGTGGTGAACGCGGGCGACCTGGGCGACCACGAACTCAAGCTCGCCAACCTCGCCTACGAGAGCGGCAAGCCGGTCATCGTGGTGGTCAACAAGTGGGACCTCGTGCCCGACACCGAGCTCAAGCGCGCCGAGAAGGACCTCAACCAGAAGCTGCACCACATCATGTACGCCCCCAAGGTCTACACGAGCGCCATCAACGAGTACGGCATCCACGACATGCTGGCCGAGGCGATGAAACTGCACGAAAAGTGGCAGTCGCGCATTCCGACGAGCGAGCTCAACCGCTGGCTGGAAGTCTGGCAGATGCGTCAGGCCGTGCCGAACTTCCACGGCAAGAAGCTCAAGATGTACTTCATGACCCAGGTGGAGACGGCTCCGCCCACTTTCGCCATCTTCTGCAACCGCGCCGAGTTCGTGACGCGCGCCTACGAGGGCTTCTTGCAAAACCGCATCCGCGAGGACCTCGCGCTCGCGGGCATTCCGGTACGGCTCAAGTGGAACGAGAAGGGGCCGTACAAGCGCGACAAGAAGGGCAAGGACGAGGACTAA
- a CDS encoding DUF177 domain-containing protein — protein sequence MNDQPQIHLGSLLRASTDEAHVDGELDHLTYQQGKETQTLRFAEPAPFDIDVNSLGGDEMYLQGSFEPTLIMECARCLRDVEVPLELTLGTLMRYDPAATEPYLEEAESGEDVLVFGDPNLDLSAYLAETTLLGAPLSVLHDEACKGLCQVCGHDLNDGPCEHSAAVPVEAIDTDLGTPEGSTHARQNPFAALRGLDLPED from the coding sequence ATGAACGACCAGCCCCAGATTCACCTCGGTTCGCTGCTGCGCGCGTCCACCGACGAAGCGCATGTGGACGGCGAACTCGACCACCTCACCTACCAGCAGGGCAAGGAGACGCAGACCCTGCGTTTTGCCGAGCCGGCGCCCTTCGACATCGACGTGAACTCGCTGGGCGGCGACGAGATGTACCTTCAGGGCAGCTTCGAGCCCACCCTGATCATGGAGTGCGCCCGCTGCCTGCGCGATGTGGAAGTTCCGCTGGAACTCACGCTCGGCACCCTGATGCGCTACGACCCCGCCGCGACCGAGCCGTACCTCGAAGAAGCTGAGAGCGGTGAGGACGTGCTCGTCTTCGGCGATCCCAACCTCGACCTGAGCGCGTACCTCGCCGAGACTACCCTGCTGGGCGCCCCCCTCAGCGTGCTGCACGACGAAGCCTGCAAGGGCCTGTGTCAGGTGTGCGGCCACGACCTCAACGACGGGCCCTGCGAGCACAGCGCGGCCGTACCGGTCGAGGCCATCGACACCGATCTGGGTACGCCGGAGGGCAGCACCCACGCCCGCCAGAACCCCTTCGCCGCCCTACGCGGCCTCGACCTGCCGGAGGACTGA
- the alaS gene encoding alanine--tRNA ligase, whose protein sequence is MTAPLSTADIREKFLQFFESKGHLRLPSHSTVAPDPTTLFTVAGMQPFKEQFMGAAASFPGYGDSKRVTTAQKCLRIGDIENVGRTLRHCSLLEMLGNFSFGDYFKREALTWAWEFLTSPEWMGLDKSRLYATIYQDDEEAYGIWTGENGLSPDHILRFGADENFWPADAPKEGPNGPCGPCSEIFYDRGPAYGDDTWAEYADTRESARFLEIWNCVFPQYDRQEPLPDGTPVLKDLPFKNIDTGMGLERIATVVQDVYDFYSNDVFAPLIAKVAELSGQPYEGPQNVSHRVVAEHIRSVSMVIADGTALSNTGRGYTARKILRRASRHAYLLGLREPALHTLVPIVVEKMGGAYPELRENAARVEAAVKAEEERFLKTLEGGIQRLGSLLGTMEQGTTLSGEDAFVLYDTYGFPVDLTKEIAEECGITVDEAGYAESLEKAQETARAGSKYGKSELFGGNQSAFDGLSPTQFVGYDELDTQAEVLAVVGAGERLDTLAAGSEATVVLSRTPFYGEGGGEVGDTGRLEWDGGAAVVRDTRKTPQGVFLHDVMVEAGELRGGTQVRAVVSGERQATERHHTATHLLHAALRAVLGSGVRQAGSLVAPDRLRFDFSHGAALSTGEIASVETLVSRWISANFPVSWQEMPIADARAAGATALFGEKYGDTVRVVSVGGDVSYEGHAVSSMELCGGAHVNRTGDIGAFVILSDENVAAGVRRIEALAGEAATAWLRERLNSAARVAGMLNTSPDGLEGRVSGLQAGLKAAEKEAVALRRQLAEAQMGGGGAAAQTRELGGFQVAALRLSGVEASELRGAADKLLDTSGADIVVLATDKGLVVKATRAAVGRGAHAGQLIGKLAAAGGGKGGGRPDMAQAGITDADAALGALDTAF, encoded by the coding sequence ATGACCGCGCCGCTGTCCACCGCCGACATTCGCGAGAAGTTCTTGCAGTTCTTCGAGAGCAAAGGCCACCTGCGCCTGCCCTCGCACAGCACCGTCGCGCCCGATCCCACCACCCTCTTCACCGTGGCAGGCATGCAGCCTTTCAAAGAGCAGTTCATGGGCGCGGCCGCCAGCTTTCCCGGCTACGGCGATAGCAAGCGCGTGACCACCGCCCAGAAGTGCCTGCGGATCGGCGACATCGAGAACGTGGGCCGCACGCTGCGCCACTGCTCACTGCTGGAAATGCTGGGCAACTTCAGTTTCGGCGACTACTTCAAGCGCGAGGCGCTGACCTGGGCCTGGGAATTCCTGACCAGCCCCGAGTGGATGGGCCTGGACAAGTCGCGCCTGTACGCCACCATCTACCAGGACGACGAGGAAGCCTACGGCATCTGGACCGGGGAGAACGGCCTGAGCCCGGACCACATTCTGCGGTTCGGGGCCGACGAGAACTTCTGGCCGGCCGACGCGCCCAAAGAAGGCCCCAACGGCCCCTGCGGCCCGTGCAGCGAGATCTTCTACGACCGTGGCCCGGCCTACGGCGACGACACCTGGGCCGAGTACGCCGACACCCGCGAGAGCGCCCGCTTCCTGGAAATCTGGAACTGCGTGTTCCCGCAGTACGACCGCCAGGAGCCTCTGCCCGATGGCACGCCCGTTCTCAAGGACCTGCCCTTCAAGAACATCGACACCGGCATGGGCCTGGAGCGCATCGCCACCGTCGTGCAGGACGTGTATGACTTCTACAGCAACGACGTGTTCGCGCCCCTGATCGCCAAAGTGGCTGAACTGTCCGGCCAGCCCTACGAGGGACCGCAGAACGTCTCGCACCGCGTGGTCGCCGAGCACATCCGCTCGGTGAGTATGGTCATCGCCGACGGTACCGCGCTGAGCAATACCGGGCGCGGCTACACCGCCCGCAAGATCTTGCGCCGCGCCAGCCGCCACGCCTACCTGCTGGGCCTGCGCGAGCCGGCGCTGCATACCCTCGTGCCCATCGTGGTCGAGAAGATGGGAGGTGCCTACCCCGAACTGCGCGAGAACGCAGCGCGCGTGGAAGCGGCCGTGAAGGCCGAGGAGGAGCGCTTTCTCAAGACGCTCGAAGGAGGTATCCAGCGCCTCGGTAGCCTGCTGGGCACGATGGAGCAGGGAACGACCCTCAGCGGCGAGGACGCCTTTGTGCTGTACGACACCTACGGCTTCCCAGTAGACCTGACCAAGGAAATCGCCGAGGAGTGCGGCATCACTGTGGACGAGGCGGGTTATGCCGAGAGCCTGGAAAAGGCCCAGGAAACCGCGCGGGCGGGCAGCAAGTACGGCAAGTCCGAGCTGTTCGGCGGTAACCAGAGCGCCTTCGACGGCCTCTCCCCTACCCAGTTCGTCGGCTACGACGAGCTTGACACGCAGGCCGAGGTCCTGGCCGTGGTCGGCGCCGGCGAACGCCTGGACACGCTGGCGGCGGGCAGCGAGGCGACCGTGGTGCTCTCCCGCACGCCCTTCTACGGCGAAGGCGGCGGCGAGGTGGGCGACACCGGGCGCCTGGAGTGGGACGGCGGCGCGGCCGTCGTGCGCGACACCCGGAAGACCCCCCAGGGCGTGTTCCTCCACGACGTGATGGTCGAGGCGGGCGAGCTGCGCGGGGGCACACAGGTGCGCGCCGTGGTGTCGGGCGAGCGCCAGGCCACCGAGCGCCACCACACCGCCACGCACCTGCTGCACGCAGCGCTGCGGGCCGTGCTGGGGAGCGGCGTGCGGCAGGCCGGCTCGCTGGTCGCGCCGGACCGCCTGCGCTTCGACTTCTCGCACGGGGCCGCCCTGAGCACCGGCGAGATCGCCAGCGTCGAGACGCTGGTGAGCCGCTGGATCAGCGCCAACTTCCCCGTGAGCTGGCAGGAGATGCCCATCGCCGACGCCCGTGCGGCGGGGGCCACGGCCCTGTTCGGCGAAAAGTATGGCGACACCGTGCGTGTGGTGTCGGTAGGCGGCGACGTGAGCTACGAGGGCCACGCGGTCTCCAGCATGGAGCTGTGCGGCGGCGCGCACGTGAACCGCACCGGCGACATTGGCGCGTTCGTGATCCTCAGTGACGAGAACGTGGCCGCCGGAGTGCGACGCATCGAGGCGCTGGCGGGCGAGGCCGCGACCGCGTGGCTGCGCGAGCGCCTGAACAGCGCCGCGCGGGTGGCCGGAATGCTCAACACCAGCCCCGACGGCCTCGAAGGTCGCGTCTCGGGTCTCCAGGCCGGGCTCAAGGCAGCCGAGAAGGAAGCGGTGGCCCTGCGCCGCCAGCTTGCCGAGGCCCAGATGGGCGGGGGCGGCGCGGCAGCCCAGACGCGCGAACTCGGCGGATTTCAGGTTGCGGCGCTGAGGCTTTCAGGCGTGGAGGCGAGCGAACTGCGCGGCGCGGCCGACAAGCTGCTCGACACCAGCGGCGCCGACATCGTCGTGCTCGCCACCGACAAGGGACTGGTCGTCAAGGCCACCAGGGCGGCTGTGGGTCGCGGCGCGCACGCCGGACAGCTCATCGGCAAGCTGGCAGCCGCAGGCGGCGGCAAGGGCGGCGGCCGCCCGGACATGGCGCAGGCGGGCATCACCGACGCCGACGCGGCCCTGGGTGCCCTCGATACGGCGTTCTGA